A section of the Agarivorans litoreus genome encodes:
- the nagA gene encoding N-acetylglucosamine-6-phosphate deacetylase: protein MMYALTNALVFDGCELLNGYSVLVENNTINSVVPNQQVSPQINSIDLNGSVLCPGFIDLQLNGCGSVMLNGDFSSTNLEHMHQTNLVSGTTNFMPTLITTNDEEMEQAVSISREHSQAHGSANLGLHLEGPYLSVDKKGIHSEKLIRQLNQQRLRFLLDNHDAVKKVTLAPEHVELSSIAALKEAGILVSLGHTNANYQQASDAINAGAGFATHLFNAMSPMTGREPGVLGAIFDHNLYAGIIVDGHHVSSANVRIAKRLLRHKLCLVTDATAAAGANISSFDFVGRKITVQDGICFGDDGTLGGSALTMIEAVKNCVQSVGLSLRDSLRMASLYPATAINRDQDLGRIKAGYAANLTAFDQDFNVTLAISDGQLTQF, encoded by the coding sequence ACCAGCAAGTATCACCACAAATAAACAGCATAGACTTAAATGGCTCGGTACTCTGCCCAGGGTTTATCGATTTACAACTAAATGGCTGTGGCAGTGTGATGCTTAATGGCGACTTCTCTAGCACCAACTTAGAGCACATGCATCAAACTAATTTAGTAAGTGGTACTACTAACTTCATGCCCACCCTTATCACCACCAACGATGAGGAAATGGAGCAAGCAGTTTCGATATCACGAGAACATAGCCAAGCCCACGGCTCTGCTAACTTAGGGCTTCACCTAGAAGGCCCCTACCTGAGTGTAGATAAAAAAGGTATTCATAGTGAAAAGCTAATCCGCCAGCTCAACCAACAACGTTTACGCTTTTTGCTAGATAACCACGACGCAGTTAAAAAGGTTACCTTAGCGCCAGAGCATGTTGAGCTATCAAGTATAGCAGCACTAAAAGAAGCAGGCATATTGGTGTCGTTAGGCCATACTAATGCGAACTACCAGCAAGCAAGCGATGCAATAAATGCTGGAGCAGGTTTTGCCACTCACCTATTTAACGCCATGAGCCCAATGACCGGTCGCGAACCAGGCGTATTAGGCGCTATTTTCGACCACAATTTATATGCTGGCATCATTGTAGATGGTCACCATGTATCTAGTGCTAATGTGCGTATCGCTAAACGCTTATTGCGCCACAAACTGTGTTTAGTTACAGATGCCACGGCAGCCGCGGGCGCTAACATAAGCAGCTTTGACTTTGTTGGACGCAAGATCACAGTTCAAGATGGGATTTGCTTTGGCGATGATGGTACACTCGGCGGTTCTGCTTTAACCATGATTGAAGCAGTAAAAAACTGCGTACAATCAGTAGGTTTATCTCTTCGAGACAGTTTAAGAATGGCTTCTTTGTACCCAGCAACCGCAATTAACAGGGATCAAGACTTAGGCAGAATCAAGGCAGGTTACGCCGCAAACTTAACCGCATTTGATCAAGACTTTAATGTCACCCTTGCAATTAGCGATGGCCAATTGACTCAGTTTTAA
- the fadR gene encoding fatty acid metabolism transcriptional regulator FadR, producing MVIKAKSPAGFAEQYIIESIWNNRFAPGTILPAERELSELIGVTRTTLREVLQRLARDGWLTIQHGKPTKVNNFWETAGLNILETLARLDTDGVPELFEQLLSARTNISVIFIRGALKNNPEKSRQLIEQYKQLEQTGEAYAEFDYQVLHGLSFASGNPLYALILNGFRGMYRSVGKYYFDDPQARILVDNFYQELIALADSGEHDKALQVVRSYGIATSEVWKRLRETMPSDIMEAD from the coding sequence ATGGTAATTAAAGCAAAAAGTCCAGCGGGATTCGCAGAACAATACATCATTGAATCTATCTGGAATAACCGTTTTGCTCCAGGCACAATTTTACCTGCCGAAAGAGAATTATCTGAGTTAATAGGTGTTACTCGAACCACTTTGCGCGAAGTGCTTCAGCGATTGGCGCGGGATGGATGGTTAACGATTCAACACGGCAAGCCCACCAAAGTGAACAACTTTTGGGAAACCGCAGGGCTTAATATTTTAGAAACCTTGGCCCGTTTAGATACCGATGGTGTGCCAGAGTTGTTTGAACAGCTGCTGTCGGCAAGAACCAACATTAGTGTGATTTTTATTCGTGGCGCCCTAAAAAACAACCCAGAGAAAAGTCGCCAACTTATTGAGCAATACAAACAACTTGAACAAACTGGCGAAGCTTACGCTGAATTTGACTACCAAGTGTTACACGGTTTATCTTTTGCGTCTGGCAACCCATTATACGCGCTTATCTTAAATGGCTTTAGGGGCATGTATAGAAGTGTTGGTAAGTATTATTTTGATGATCCTCAAGCCAGAATCTTGGTGGACAACTTCTATCAGGAGTTGATAGCTTTAGCCGACAGTGGTGAGCACGATAAAGCGCTGCAGGTAGTGCGTAGTTACGGTATTGCCACAAGTGAAGTATGGAAGCGCCTGCGTGAAACCATGCCAAGTGATATTATGGAAGCAGACTAA
- a CDS encoding translation initiation factor, with protein sequence MSFKDQLSQLVYSTDQGRIEPEQQAEQVPDTDGTIKLRRETKGRKGKGVTCLAGFGLPEAELKALCKEMKKHCGVGGSVKDYVIEIQGDQRDKLEVWLKQKDYKTKRIGG encoded by the coding sequence ATGTCATTCAAAGACCAACTTTCGCAACTGGTTTACTCAACAGACCAGGGCCGCATTGAGCCAGAGCAACAAGCTGAACAAGTACCTGATACAGACGGTACTATTAAACTGCGTAGAGAAACGAAAGGCAGAAAAGGTAAAGGGGTTACCTGTTTAGCTGGATTTGGTTTACCTGAAGCTGAGCTAAAAGCCTTATGTAAAGAAATGAAAAAACACTGCGGCGTAGGTGGCAGCGTTAAAGATTACGTTATCGAAATCCAAGGTGACCAGCGCGACAAGCTAGAGGTTTGGCTTAAGCAGAAAGATTACAAAACTAAACGCATAGGTGGTTAA
- the dsbB gene encoding disulfide bond formation protein DsbB, translated as MLNFLSSMPYQRKPWFLLFIGSLSLELCALFFQHVMKLDPCVMCIYERVAMFGLMFAGLIGWIAPQNLIIRLTAFGMWIVSAAWGLQLAITHTDYQMNPNPFATCDFFANFPEWAPLDKWVPWLFNPTGFCDKISWMFLGWSMPQWLILIFAVFLTAGITFFGLQWRKKQARNLKPS; from the coding sequence ATGCTCAACTTTTTAAGCAGCATGCCGTACCAACGTAAACCTTGGTTTCTGCTTTTTATTGGTAGCTTGTCACTAGAATTGTGTGCCTTATTCTTCCAACACGTAATGAAGCTCGACCCTTGTGTTATGTGTATTTATGAGCGTGTAGCCATGTTTGGTTTAATGTTCGCGGGCCTCATTGGATGGATAGCCCCTCAAAACCTGATTATTCGCTTAACAGCATTTGGAATGTGGATAGTAAGCGCAGCTTGGGGCTTGCAGCTGGCTATTACTCACACCGATTATCAAATGAATCCTAACCCATTCGCGACTTGTGACTTCTTCGCCAACTTTCCAGAATGGGCGCCATTAGATAAGTGGGTACCTTGGTTATTTAACCCAACAGGCTTCTGTGACAAGATTTCGTGGATGTTCTTAGGTTGGTCTATGCCACAATGGCTAATCTTGATATTTGCTGTATTTTTAACTGCCGGTATTACGTTCTTTGGCCTACAATGGCGCAAAAAACAAGCTAGAAATTTAAAGCCATCCTAA
- the feoB gene encoding Fe(2+) transporter permease subunit FeoB, which yields MNKHMIATVGNPNSGKSTLFNALTGSKQKVGNFSGITVDKKSGWIRQADWQAEVVDLPGVYNIDPQLDKSSLDERIACEFLQSEPLDLVINVIDASAVERSLYLSIQLKELGLPVVLVLNKMDTAKAKLLNIKVKQFSEQFNLPVVCLSATSKKQVNDFKRNLPKLMEQAQKAPTLSLQYTQQIEAFSCEWQQKLDLNKGQVLRLIEQDPWLMEQLEPDLQLEFSQALGQFSTTDVDLELADSRYSFIYQLTQSCISKKGQLSRDYSALLDKVLLNRWVGIPAFLGVMYLMFMFAINGGAVFIDFFDITAGTIFVDGVSELLASIGAPEWASIVLASGVGVGIQTVATFIPVIACLYLFLALLESSGYLARAAFVVDRAMQVIGLPGKAFVPMLMGFGCTVPAIMATRVLEKHRERVLTSAMSPFMSCGARLPVYALFVAAFFPEQGQNMVFALYIVGIIAAIITGLLLKFTLLPGTAQDSVLELPDYQFPTVFGVLLLTWQKVRGFIVGAGKTIVLVVAILSVLNHIGTGGELDAEGQEHSILARASQFVTPVFGPMGIEQDNWPATVGIVTGLFAKEAVIGTLNSLYADPEEEAEAWTYLGRFQEAGQSIVDNFNDLNYGDPLGIAIEEADDLTSAAEINEVDVGTMSQLSQHFSQASAVSFMLFILLYMPCAAAMGALVKELGLKWARLIGVWSTLLAYCTATIYYQAATWQQAPFSASVLLLAMVIVLSVWVLFLKRQKAEYYDTTSA from the coding sequence ATGAACAAACATATGATAGCCACCGTAGGTAACCCTAATAGCGGTAAAAGTACCTTGTTTAACGCTTTAACCGGCAGTAAACAAAAAGTAGGCAACTTTAGCGGGATAACCGTAGACAAAAAGTCTGGCTGGATCCGCCAAGCCGACTGGCAAGCAGAAGTCGTAGACTTGCCTGGTGTGTACAACATTGATCCGCAGCTTGATAAAAGCTCACTAGATGAGCGGATTGCTTGCGAGTTTTTGCAGTCTGAGCCACTCGACCTAGTCATTAATGTAATTGATGCCAGCGCAGTGGAGCGAAGCCTATATTTAAGCATTCAGCTTAAAGAGCTTGGCTTACCAGTGGTGTTGGTTCTAAATAAAATGGACACAGCTAAAGCTAAGCTACTTAATATTAAGGTGAAGCAATTTAGCGAGCAGTTTAATTTGCCTGTAGTGTGCTTGTCGGCCACCTCTAAAAAGCAGGTGAATGATTTTAAGCGCAACTTGCCTAAGCTAATGGAACAAGCCCAGAAAGCTCCGACTTTAAGCTTACAATACACCCAACAAATTGAAGCCTTTAGCTGCGAGTGGCAGCAAAAGCTTGACTTAAATAAAGGCCAAGTTCTGCGCTTGATTGAGCAGGACCCTTGGTTAATGGAGCAACTAGAGCCTGATTTACAGTTAGAATTCAGTCAAGCGCTGGGCCAATTCTCAACAACAGACGTTGACTTGGAGCTCGCTGACAGCCGCTATAGCTTTATCTACCAACTTACCCAAAGCTGTATCAGTAAAAAAGGCCAGCTAAGCCGCGATTATTCCGCGCTACTGGACAAAGTATTGCTTAACCGTTGGGTCGGTATTCCGGCCTTTTTAGGTGTTATGTACCTAATGTTCATGTTTGCCATTAACGGTGGCGCGGTGTTTATCGATTTTTTCGATATTACAGCGGGTACTATTTTTGTTGATGGGGTGAGCGAACTGTTAGCTAGTATTGGTGCGCCAGAATGGGCGAGCATTGTATTGGCCAGTGGAGTAGGGGTAGGCATACAAACCGTAGCAACCTTTATTCCGGTAATTGCTTGTTTGTACCTGTTTTTAGCTTTGTTAGAAAGCTCTGGTTACTTAGCGCGTGCTGCGTTTGTTGTTGACCGAGCTATGCAAGTTATCGGCTTACCCGGTAAAGCATTTGTGCCAATGCTAATGGGCTTTGGTTGTACCGTACCGGCCATCATGGCAACTCGGGTATTAGAAAAACACCGAGAACGGGTGCTTACCTCAGCAATGAGCCCGTTTATGTCTTGTGGCGCACGTTTACCTGTATATGCTTTGTTTGTTGCAGCGTTTTTCCCGGAGCAAGGGCAGAACATGGTGTTTGCTCTTTATATTGTGGGCATTATCGCCGCGATTATTACCGGTTTACTGCTCAAGTTCACACTGCTTCCTGGCACCGCTCAAGACTCAGTACTAGAGCTACCAGATTACCAATTCCCAACGGTATTTGGGGTATTGCTGCTGACTTGGCAAAAAGTGCGAGGCTTTATTGTTGGCGCCGGTAAAACCATTGTTTTAGTGGTAGCAATATTAAGTGTTCTTAACCACATTGGTACCGGTGGTGAGTTGGATGCTGAAGGTCAAGAACACTCCATATTAGCTCGCGCAAGTCAGTTTGTTACGCCGGTATTTGGCCCCATGGGTATTGAGCAAGATAACTGGCCAGCAACTGTAGGAATTGTAACCGGCCTGTTTGCTAAAGAAGCGGTAATTGGCACCTTAAATAGCCTATATGCTGATCCTGAAGAAGAGGCTGAAGCATGGACTTACTTAGGCCGTTTCCAAGAAGCCGGTCAAAGCATTGTCGATAACTTTAACGACCTTAATTATGGCGACCCGCTAGGCATTGCCATTGAAGAAGCTGATGATTTAACCAGCGCAGCAGAAATTAACGAAGTAGATGTAGGCACTATGTCACAGTTGTCGCAACACTTTAGCCAAGCATCGGCAGTATCGTTTATGTTGTTTATTTTGTTATACATGCCTTGTGCAGCAGCAATGGGCGCTTTGGTTAAGGAGCTGGGGCTAAAATGGGCAAGGTTGATTGGCGTATGGTCTACTTTGTTGGCTTATTGCACCGCAACTATTTATTACCAAGCAGCAACCTGGCAGCAGGCACCATTTTCAGCCAGCGTATTATTATTGGCAATGGTTATTGTTTTAAGCGTTTGGGTACTGTTCTTAAAGCGCCAAAAGGCTGAATATTATGATACTACAAGCGCTTAA
- a CDS encoding glutaredoxin family protein: protein MKIVRWILGRIILLLNAVFSPKGVIRSAEQQAIVDQKTQGLHLYQLPACPFCVKVRRSMKRNGINIGLRDIKAQPEYLEELIAYGGSRKVPCLRIENGDQVEWLYESNDIINYLEAKVA from the coding sequence ATGAAAATAGTTCGTTGGATTTTAGGCCGCATTATATTGTTACTTAACGCAGTATTTTCCCCTAAGGGCGTAATAAGAAGTGCAGAACAGCAAGCGATAGTTGATCAAAAAACCCAAGGTTTACACCTTTATCAGCTGCCAGCTTGCCCGTTTTGCGTAAAAGTACGTCGCTCGATGAAACGTAATGGTATAAACATCGGTTTACGGGATATTAAGGCGCAGCCAGAGTATCTTGAAGAATTGATTGCCTACGGGGGCTCAAGAAAAGTACCTTGTTTACGCATTGAAAATGGCGACCAAGTAGAATGGCTTTACGAGTCTAACGACATCATTAACTACCTAGAAGCCAAAGTGGCTTAA
- a CDS encoding TMEM165/GDT1 family protein encodes MEALFTSITAVAIAEIGDKTQLLALLLACKFRKPIPIIAGIIIATLLNHAVAAWFGAQIQQWFSPELLRWLVGLSFIAMAIWVLVPDKIDEDDNKLLKYGPFLASLILFFIAEIGDKTQVATVILAAKYDSMFMVITGTTIGMCLANVPVVLLGKLGVEKLPMTLIHRVTAILFLVLGVTTLVF; translated from the coding sequence ATGGAAGCTTTATTCACTTCAATTACTGCCGTAGCCATTGCCGAAATAGGCGATAAAACTCAACTGCTTGCTCTGCTGCTCGCCTGTAAATTTAGAAAACCAATTCCGATTATTGCTGGCATTATTATCGCTACGCTACTTAACCATGCCGTCGCAGCATGGTTTGGCGCACAAATTCAACAATGGTTTAGCCCTGAGCTGTTGCGTTGGCTAGTAGGCTTGTCTTTTATTGCCATGGCCATTTGGGTATTAGTTCCAGACAAAATAGATGAAGACGATAACAAACTACTCAAATACGGCCCGTTTTTGGCCTCGCTCATCTTATTTTTTATTGCCGAAATCGGCGACAAAACCCAGGTTGCGACCGTGATTTTAGCGGCCAAGTATGACTCGATGTTTATGGTGATTACCGGCACTACCATCGGAATGTGTTTAGCCAACGTGCCTGTAGTGCTGCTGGGTAAACTTGGCGTAGAGAAATTGCCTATGACTCTCATTCATCGTGTTACTGCTATTTTGTTTTTGGTGCTGGGCGTTACTACATTGGTGTTCTAG
- a CDS encoding EAL domain-containing protein, protein MQIFTHRAIVISSGLIACSLMAYIALMLLSAEITENQRRYANDTLNLTQSVIHDSLHALDDLANLDIQDCSQSALTKMRQTVFLSHFIRDVGYVKDNKLHCTTTGGLLKEPIKLEPPTFTTSLGFDVWLNQQLVIFDNMHSGVVIRKGDFNVVIDNSTFAKLEYGENQWEIVSNTNNNVTHLSGTLGVFNHSELISYEEITDDYHYFHNCSENYNFCIALSMYNYTLIKNKTGFLIFSILLSLAFGVIASICSESLFKRHNSINARLRRGIRKGYFYYQIQPLVDLKTKRIIGGEVLARFKDPLGELYPDQFISEIRALKLTWPFTLMIIKNALNDLQSSGAIQSDCKISFNIFPNDVENNNIEELGRLDEVVNFSGNITLEITEDLQLDSLIANQNINAAIQQGFEVAIDDFGTGYSNLAQLKSFRCQYLKIDKSFVFDLEAGSIRSSLVPHMVDIAHKSNLRVIAEGIENSLQSKVLEELGVEYGQGWMFGKPMPLALFVKAYQHTNNSE, encoded by the coding sequence ATGCAGATCTTCACTCACCGAGCTATTGTAATCAGTAGTGGCCTCATAGCCTGTTCGTTAATGGCGTACATTGCATTAATGCTACTTTCTGCCGAAATCACTGAAAACCAACGACGCTACGCAAATGATACTCTCAACCTCACACAATCGGTAATTCACGATTCGCTTCACGCTCTTGATGATTTGGCAAACCTTGATATCCAAGATTGCAGCCAATCGGCACTAACTAAAATGCGCCAAACAGTTTTTCTAAGTCACTTCATTCGTGATGTTGGCTACGTAAAAGATAACAAGCTGCATTGCACTACAACAGGCGGCTTGCTAAAAGAACCAATCAAATTAGAGCCTCCCACATTCACTACTAGTTTAGGGTTTGATGTTTGGCTCAATCAGCAACTAGTTATATTCGACAACATGCATTCTGGGGTGGTTATCCGTAAAGGTGATTTTAATGTTGTGATAGACAACAGTACCTTTGCAAAACTTGAATATGGCGAAAACCAATGGGAGATAGTGTCCAATACAAATAACAACGTTACCCACCTATCCGGCACTCTGGGGGTTTTCAATCACAGCGAATTAATCAGTTATGAAGAAATCACCGACGACTACCACTACTTTCACAACTGCAGCGAAAACTATAATTTTTGTATTGCACTAAGCATGTATAACTACACCTTAATTAAAAACAAAACAGGTTTTTTGATTTTCTCTATTTTATTAAGTCTAGCCTTTGGTGTAATTGCTAGTATATGTTCAGAAAGTTTATTCAAGCGACACAACAGTATCAACGCTCGCTTACGCAGGGGCATTCGAAAAGGCTACTTTTACTACCAAATTCAGCCTTTGGTAGACTTAAAAACCAAACGTATTATTGGTGGCGAAGTACTCGCGCGTTTCAAAGATCCCTTAGGTGAGCTATACCCCGACCAATTTATCTCAGAAATCCGCGCCTTAAAACTGACCTGGCCCTTCACCCTAATGATCATAAAAAATGCTCTTAATGACTTACAGTCAAGCGGAGCCATACAAAGTGACTGCAAAATAAGTTTTAATATTTTTCCTAACGATGTTGAAAATAACAATATCGAAGAACTTGGCAGGCTAGATGAAGTAGTAAACTTTTCAGGAAACATCACCTTAGAAATTACCGAAGACTTGCAGCTAGACAGTCTAATAGCAAACCAGAATATTAACGCGGCAATTCAACAAGGTTTTGAAGTTGCTATCGACGATTTTGGTACCGGCTACTCAAATTTGGCCCAGCTTAAAAGCTTTCGCTGCCAGTACTTGAAAATTGATAAAAGCTTTGTGTTTGACTTAGAGGCTGGCTCGATTCGCTCTTCCTTAGTGCCTCACATGGTTGATATTGCCCATAAATCCAATTTAAGGGTCATTGCTGAAGGCATAGAAAATTCCCTGCAAAGCAAGGTGTTAGAAGAGTTAGGTGTTGAATATGGCCAAGGCTGGATGTTTGGAAAACCAATGCCCTTAGCGCTTTTTGTTAAAGCTTACCAACACACAAACAACAGTGAATGA
- the nhaB gene encoding Na(+)/H(+) antiporter NhaB, producing the protein MNTSLSSAFAKNFLGNAPLWYKKAIVLFLIINPIVFYINPFAAGWLLVIEFIFTLAMALKCYPLQPGGLLAIEAVAIGMTSSETVKHELVANFEVVLLLIFMVAGIFFMKQLLLFVFTKMLIKIKDKAILSLAFCAAGAFLSAFLDALTVIAVVISVAIGFYSIYHKVASGKDFHQKHDHTGDDLSSDDLEGFRAFLRSLMMHAGVGTALGGVCTMVGEPQNLIIADQSSWQFFEFFLRMAPVSLPVLVCGLITCVALEKVGKFGYGSKLPANVRQILTDYDKHEDQKRTNRDRAKLIVQAVIAVWLIIGLALHLAAVGLIGLSVIILATSFTGITEEHQLGKAFEEALPFTALLAVFFSIVAVIIDLELFKPVIHWVLSIENEGQLVAFYIANGLLSMVSDNVFVGTVYINEVKAAWLEGQITRDQFDMLAVAINTGTNLPSVATPNGQAAFLFLLTSSLAPLLRLSYGRMVWMALPYTIVLAGIGLLCVEYALIPATQYFYDMGWISHHVAGAASAVSAGH; encoded by the coding sequence ATGAATACTAGTCTTTCTAGTGCTTTTGCTAAGAATTTTCTTGGCAATGCACCTTTGTGGTATAAAAAAGCCATTGTTTTATTTCTAATCATTAACCCCATCGTTTTCTATATCAACCCGTTTGCGGCAGGTTGGTTACTAGTTATCGAATTTATTTTTACTCTTGCGATGGCCTTAAAATGTTACCCGCTTCAGCCGGGCGGCTTGCTTGCCATAGAAGCAGTAGCAATAGGCATGACATCCTCTGAAACCGTTAAACATGAATTAGTTGCCAACTTCGAAGTTGTGCTGCTGTTGATCTTCATGGTGGCTGGCATTTTCTTCATGAAACAACTGTTGCTGTTTGTTTTCACCAAGATGCTTATCAAAATTAAAGACAAAGCCATTTTGTCTTTAGCCTTTTGTGCAGCCGGCGCCTTTTTATCAGCATTCTTAGATGCCTTAACCGTAATAGCAGTAGTCATTAGCGTAGCGATTGGCTTCTACAGCATTTACCACAAAGTGGCATCTGGCAAAGATTTCCACCAAAAACATGACCACACTGGCGATGACTTAAGCAGTGATGACTTAGAAGGCTTTCGCGCATTCTTACGTAGCTTAATGATGCATGCAGGTGTAGGTACCGCTTTAGGTGGCGTATGTACCATGGTAGGTGAACCGCAAAACCTGATCATTGCAGACCAGTCTAGCTGGCAGTTCTTCGAGTTCTTCCTGAGAATGGCACCGGTATCTCTGCCTGTTTTAGTATGTGGTTTAATTACTTGTGTGGCCTTAGAGAAAGTTGGCAAGTTTGGTTACGGTAGCAAGTTACCAGCAAACGTTCGCCAAATTCTTACCGACTACGATAAACACGAAGATCAAAAGCGGACCAACCGTGACCGTGCAAAACTGATTGTTCAAGCAGTTATTGCTGTATGGTTAATTATTGGTCTTGCATTGCACTTAGCCGCTGTTGGCTTAATTGGTTTATCAGTGATTATTCTTGCTACTTCATTTACTGGCATTACTGAAGAGCATCAGCTAGGTAAAGCCTTTGAAGAGGCCCTGCCATTTACAGCCCTATTAGCGGTGTTCTTCTCTATTGTTGCGGTAATTATTGACTTAGAGCTATTTAAACCAGTGATTCACTGGGTATTGTCGATTGAAAACGAAGGCCAGCTAGTTGCTTTCTATATAGCAAACGGCTTGCTATCGATGGTCAGTGACAATGTGTTTGTGGGCACGGTTTACATTAACGAAGTAAAAGCAGCTTGGTTAGAAGGACAAATCACCCGAGATCAGTTCGACATGTTAGCGGTAGCAATTAACACCGGTACTAACCTACCTTCGGTTGCCACGCCAAACGGTCAAGCGGCCTTCCTATTCTTACTAACATCGTCGTTAGCGCCATTGTTACGCTTATCATACGGCCGCATGGTTTGGATGGCGTTGCCTTACACTATTGTGCTCGCCGGTATTGGTTTATTATGTGTGGAATACGCACTTATTCCTGCTACCCAATACTTCTACGATATGGGTTGGATCAGCCATCACGTTGCAGGAGCAGCATCGGCGGTTTCTGCTGGACATTAA
- a CDS encoding FeoC-like transcriptional regulator — protein sequence MILQALKAYIEENPGVLLNQVAKHFSLSDDAALAMLQPWVKRHKLRVVKLGSCNKGCGCSASEEQWQLFWQNDNNIGVTC from the coding sequence ATGATACTACAAGCGCTTAAAGCCTATATTGAAGAAAATCCGGGGGTGTTGTTAAACCAAGTGGCTAAGCATTTTTCGCTGAGCGATGATGCCGCGCTGGCCATGCTGCAACCCTGGGTAAAACGCCATAAACTGCGGGTGGTTAAGTTAGGCTCTTGCAACAAAGGTTGTGGTTGTAGCGCCAGTGAAGAACAGTGGCAGCTATTTTGGCAAAATGACAACAACATTGGTGTGACCTGCTAA
- a CDS encoding ROK family protein, which yields MNDKLIVNVDKVKQVNTAAVYGMIDQQGPISRVKIAEQSQLAPASVTKITRQLLATGLIKEVAQQASTGGRRAISLMAEQGCYYFVSVRLGRGALDISLFDLSGVSHAHDKLPVNELEQDPLSTELLDKIADFISQHVSEQKQLIAVAVTLSGLVNPGEGIVVYTPHYQLRDCPLGEMIESRFGLPAYIGNDTRAMALAEHYFGATKDCLDSILITVHNGTSAGIIVNGQVFMSQHRDVGEIGHIQVDPLGKKCQCGNVGCLETIVSNSAIVARLQELIEQGSPSMLEAGFTIEDVCFAAKQGDMLCRQVLQRAATVLGSSIAITINLFHPQKIVLAGEIMNAEEILLPTIQQCIQHQALSSFTDDLPVKAAHFQNNPTIGGLALVKRALLDGSLLIHLINQKPE from the coding sequence ATGAATGATAAATTAATCGTAAATGTAGATAAAGTTAAGCAAGTAAATACCGCAGCTGTATACGGCATGATTGACCAACAAGGGCCAATCTCGCGGGTAAAAATTGCTGAACAAAGCCAGCTCGCCCCCGCCAGTGTGACTAAAATCACCCGCCAACTGCTGGCAACTGGCTTAATTAAAGAAGTTGCCCAACAGGCCTCAACCGGCGGGCGTCGCGCGATTTCCTTAATGGCAGAGCAAGGCTGTTATTACTTTGTCTCGGTGCGATTGGGTCGTGGAGCTTTAGATATCTCGCTATTTGACTTAAGCGGTGTATCTCATGCCCACGATAAGCTTCCGGTAAACGAGCTTGAGCAAGATCCATTAAGCACAGAGTTACTAGACAAAATCGCCGATTTTATTTCACAACATGTTAGCGAACAAAAACAACTTATTGCCGTAGCAGTAACCTTGTCTGGCTTAGTTAATCCAGGCGAAGGCATTGTAGTTTATACCCCACACTACCAACTACGTGATTGTCCACTGGGTGAAATGATAGAAAGCCGTTTCGGTTTACCCGCTTATATCGGTAACGATACGCGCGCGATGGCGCTAGCAGAACATTATTTTGGTGCGACTAAAGATTGCTTAGATTCAATTTTGATTACTGTGCATAACGGCACCAGTGCCGGCATCATTGTTAATGGCCAAGTATTTATGAGCCAGCATCGAGATGTTGGCGAAATCGGTCATATACAAGTCGACCCATTAGGTAAAAAATGCCAGTGCGGTAATGTAGGGTGCCTCGAGACTATCGTCTCTAACTCCGCTATTGTAGCTCGTTTGCAAGAGCTAATTGAGCAAGGTAGTCCAAGTATGCTTGAAGCCGGCTTCACTATTGAAGATGTTTGTTTTGCGGCTAAACAAGGCGACATGTTGTGCCGCCAAGTACTGCAACGCGCTGCTACAGTATTAGGAAGCAGCATTGCCATTACTATTAATTTATTTCATCCCCAAAAAATTGTCTTAGCGGGTGAAATAATGAACGCTGAAGAAATTTTATTACCCACCATTCAGCAGTGCATTCAACATCAAGCCTTAAGCTCTTTTACTGATGACTTGCCTGTAAAGGCAGCACACTTTCAAAACAACCCGACCATTGGTGGCCTAGCACTAGTGAAGCGTGCTCTACTCGATGGCAGCTTATTAATCCACCTAATCAATCAAAAGCCAGAATAA
- a CDS encoding FeoA family protein: MSLDEIATGQKAQILSLNGLPRAMRKKLMSLGILPNTTLTIVRRAPLGDPIQVSAPGINLALSNGQAKAIEVDSL, encoded by the coding sequence ATGTCATTGGATGAAATAGCCACTGGTCAAAAGGCTCAAATATTGAGCTTAAATGGTTTACCGCGAGCAATGCGCAAGAAGCTTATGTCGTTGGGTATTTTACCCAATACGACCTTAACCATTGTAAGGCGCGCTCCACTTGGGGACCCTATCCAAGTTTCAGCACCTGGAATCAACCTTGCGCTAAGTAATGGCCAAGCAAAAGCGATTGAGGTGGATAGTCTATGA